Proteins from one Arthrobacter sp. Soc17.1.1.1 genomic window:
- a CDS encoding fasciclin domain-containing protein, producing the protein MEITKRRNLSILGIAAISMMSLAACGGGDEAASESPASSSASESSMASESSMASESATPEASMSPSASASADAAMDPAANLVGPGCAGYAEQVPSGAGSVEGMALDPVTTAASNNPILTQLTAAVTGGLNPDVNLVDTLNSGDFTVFAPVDDAFKALDPATVETLKTDSAMLSSILTYHVVPGKIQPAELEGTTQTTAQGATLEVTGSGDALKVNDANVVCGGVQTANAVVYLVDGVLTPPAG; encoded by the coding sequence ATGGAAATCACCAAGCGCAGGAACCTCTCGATCCTCGGCATCGCGGCCATCTCGATGATGAGCCTGGCGGCCTGCGGCGGCGGCGACGAGGCAGCGTCCGAGTCCCCGGCGAGCAGCTCCGCCAGTGAGAGCAGCATGGCGAGCGAGAGCAGCATGGCCAGCGAGTCGGCGACGCCGGAGGCCAGCATGAGCCCGTCGGCCTCCGCCTCGGCCGACGCGGCCATGGACCCCGCCGCGAACCTCGTCGGTCCCGGCTGCGCCGGCTACGCCGAGCAGGTCCCCTCCGGCGCCGGTTCGGTCGAGGGCATGGCCCTCGACCCGGTGACCACGGCTGCCTCGAACAACCCCATCCTCACGCAGCTGACCGCTGCCGTGACGGGCGGACTGAACCCCGACGTCAACCTGGTGGACACCCTCAACAGCGGTGACTTCACGGTCTTCGCGCCGGTCGACGACGCCTTCAAGGCCCTTGACCCCGCAACGGTCGAGACCCTGAAGACCGACTCGGCGATGCTCTCGAGCATCCTCACCTACCACGTCGTGCCCGGCAAGATCCAGCCGGCCGAGCTCGAGGGCACCACCCAGACCACCGCTCAGGGCGCCACCCTCGAGGTCACCGGCTCCGGCGATGCGCTCAAGGTCAACGACGCCAACGTCGTCTGCGGCGGCGTCCAGACCGCCAACGCCGTGGTCTACCTGGTCGACGGTGTCCTCACGCCCCCCGCAGGCTAA